The Thermodesulfobacterium sp. TA1 sequence ATTTTAAGCTTTAGCAGAAGGTTCTTGGTCTTTAGCTTTTTCTTCCTTTTTAGTTTCTAATTTTTCTAAGTCTTCTTTGACGTCTGCAGACTTAAGGGCTTCTTTAAAAGACCTTATCCCTTTACCTAATCCTGCTCCAACTTCAGGTAATCGTTTGGCTCCGAACAAAATTAAAGCTAAAAAAAGAATTATGAAAAGCTCTTGACCCCCTAAACTTGGCAACATCAAAAAACCTCCTTTGTTTATCTAAGTGGTTTAAACATCCTAACTAAAATTATACCTATTTCATACAGCAGTGTCAAGGGTAGGGCTAAGATAATTTGATTAAAAGGGTCTCCTCCTCCGGTTAAAATGGCGCTTAAGAAAAAAGCAATGAGGATGGCATAGGGTCTAAATCTTTTAAATCCTTTATAATCTACTATTCCTAAACGGCTAAGAAGAACCATAAAAGAAGGTATTTGAAAGACCGCTCCTATTATTAAAAAAAAACGCAAACAAAAGTTGATATAATCTTTAAGAAAAGGTTTAAAGACTAAAAATTTTTCTCCAAAAGAATATAAAAATTTGAGGATAAACGGCAAGAAAAGAAAATAGGCTAAAAGGTCTCCCAAAATAAAGGCAAAAGAGGTTAAAAAAACCGCGGTTTTTACCCATTTTTGTTCATGAGGATAAAGCCCAGGTGCAATAAAGGACCAGATTTGATAAAAGATGTAAGGACTGCCTAAGATAAACCCAAAGATCATAGAAAGTTTTAGGTATGAAGTAAAGACCTCAGGAAAGGTACGAAAAAACACAGAAGTTTGTTGAGGGATAGCCTTCAACAAAGGACTTAACAGAAAATTTATGATGTAATCTGCTAAGAGGTAAGCAATCACAGAGGCTATAGCCCAACCAATAAAAGCCTTGATTATACATGACCTAAGCTCTAAAAGATGTTCGATTAATCCTAATTTTTTTTCTTCAGTCTCTTTAAGTTGATATTCCATTATTTTATTAAGTTTTTCATCGCTTGGGCGATGCTTTCAGGGTCTAAACCTGCATGTTTAAAAAGTTCTGCTGGTTTGCCTGAAGAACATATGGTTTTATGACCTAAAAGGATAAGATTTGCTTGTATTTTATTAATGCTCAAAAAGCTAGCTATTTTTGCTCCAAGCCCTGTTTCTACTAAATGATCCTCTACTACTAAAAGATTCTTAAGTTTGGAAGCTTCCCAAAGGTCTTGTTCTGGTAAGGGTCTTATAGAGGCTATGTTTAAAAGACTAACCTCAATGCTTTCAGAATGTAAAATTTCCCAGGCTTTTACTGCATAAGGAACCATCGTTCCGTAAGTGATGATAACCCCTTTGTCTCCACGCCTTATCCAGTCGCCTTTACCAGGAATAAAGGTATATTTTTCATCAAAATAAGGGGTTCCATCTTCTTTGGTAATTATAGGGAGTTTAGAACGTCCCATACCTACAAAGACATTATAAGGTTTATCTGCTATATACCTTATGATATGGTCTGTTTGATTAGGATCGGCAGGAAGATAGATTTCGAAATCATAAAGGTTTAACAATAGCCCTATATAATCTATACATTGATGGGTTGGTCCGTCTTCACCTACATCAGCTCCAAGATGGGTGGAAACTACTTTAAGAGCTGTACGGTTGATGCTATTTATTCTAAGTTGATTATAAACCTCATCTACAGCAAAAACACCAAAAGTAGAAAAAAATACCGAAAAACCTTCTTTAGAAAGAGCACCAGCTACAGAGGCGGTGTGGTGTTCTTGTACTCCTGATTCAAAAAAGGCCTGAGGAGACCATTTCTTAAAATCTGTCATCTTAACCGATCCTTCTAAGTCGCAGGTTAAACCTAAAATTTTAGGAATTCCTGTTTGAGGATTGTTTTCTTTAGCTAAGTTTAATAAAGCTTTACCATAAGCACTTCTACAGTCTGTTTTAACCTCCGGGGGATAAACCGTAGGTCCTGGGATTTTTAAGTCTATCGGTAAAGGTTCATGAGGTTGATGCTTAAAACTAACTTTCCAAGTTTTTCTTTTTTCTTTTAAGAAGTCAAGTTCTTCTGGGTCAAAACCTAATTCTTCTAAAGCCTTTTTGGCTAAATCGTCTGGTAGAGCCATTCCATGCCATTTAGGGTCGTTTTCCATAAAGGAAATACCTTTACCCATTACTGTATGAGCTATGATAGCGGTAGGATGTTCAGGATAGGGGACTTTTCTCTCGATAGCAGTTTTAAGTGCTTTAAAGATTTCTTTAAAGTTATGTCCGTCTATCTCTAAAACGTTCCATTTAGTGGCTTCTATTTCGGCTTTTAGATCTTGAGGCATTACATCAAAAATATTTCCTCCTATTTGTAGTTTATTGTAATCTATTAACGTGATAAGATTATCTAATTTAAATTTGACCGCCCATCTTCTAGCTTCTATTACTTGTCCTTTTTGTTGTTCTCCATCTCCCATAAAACAAAATACGCGATTAGATAATTCTTTGAGTTTCAAAGCTTTAGCCATCCCGCAGGCAGCTGAAAGTCCTTGTCCAAGGTTTCCTGTGTTCCATTCTACCCCTGGAACAGCCTGCTCTACATGTCCTGCAAAAGCAGACCCAGCTCGTCTAAATTCCATCAAAAATGGATCTTCAGGAAAAAATTGATACTCACAGAGGACACTGTAAACTCCAGGACTTATATGCCCATGACTTACTACTATCCTATCTCTATCAAGAGATCTTGGCTCTTGAGGGTTTACTTTAGCTATAGAGTAAACTACTAAAAGTAAGCTTAAAGAAGAAAGAGAACCTCCTGGATGTCCACATCCTGCAAGCGTAGTAGAAAGAATGATCCTTCTTGCACATCTTTTAAAAGCTTGTTCAAACCAATTTATTTGTTCTTCGGTAAGATTTTCTTGCTTTAAGTCAATTTTAAGCATTTTGACACCCCTAACGTAAAATTGATTTAACATTTATAACTTGAGAAAAAGAAAAATCAAGAGGAAAAAAACTAATTTTTAAACAGATTTTTTTTCTCGTCTGATAGCAATAACTCCAGTTCTTACTATTTCTTTAATTCCCATAGGTTTAAGTAATTCTATAACCGCTTCTAATTTATCTCTATCTCCTGTTACCTCTAATACATAAGTTTTAGGGCTTACATCTACTATTTTACAACGAAAGATTTCACATATCCTAAAGATTTCATCTCGGTTTTCTTTTTCAGCTTTTACTTTAATAAGAGCCATCTCCCTTTCTACATGATCTCCTTCTTCGGTTACATTAACTACCTTATAAACGTCTATAAGTCTGCGTAATTGTTTTATGATTTGTTCTAATATTTGGTCGTCTCCATGAGTTACTAAAGTGAGATGAGAAAGGGTAGGGTCTAAAGTTTCAGCTACGCAAAGACTATCTATGTTAAATCCTCTCCCGCTAAAAAGTCCTGCTATTCTGGCTAAAGCTCCGGGCGTGTTTTCTACTAAGACTGAAAGGGTATATCTTTTTTCTTGCATAAAAATCCCCCTTAATCGATGTTATAGTAGTATCATTTCTGTGGTAGCTTTTCCTGCAGGTACCATCGGGAAGACGCCTTCTTCTGGAGCTATATGTACATCAAGAATTACTAACGAGTTGGTTTGGAGGACCTTTTTTAAGGCTGGTTCTACTTCCTCAGGTCTGGTTATGCGCATACCTACTGCTCCATAAGCTTCTGCCAATTTAACAAAATCAGGAATAACCCCAAATTTAACCGAAGAATATCTTTTTCCATAAAAAAGTTCTTGCCATTGACGAACCATCCCCAAAAATCCATTGTTGAGAATGATGATCTTAATAGGAAGCTTCTGTTCTACAGCTGTTGCCAGTTCTTGAATGTTCATCTGGATGGAACCGTCTCCAGCTATATCTACTACTAATTTACCAGGATTACCCATTTGGGCTCCAATAGCTGCAGGAAACCCAAAACCCATGGTACCCAATCCACCAGAGGTTATCAGCGATCTAGGATGTTTAAATTTGTAAAAAAGGGCAGTCCACATTTGGTTTTGTCCTACTTCAGTAGCTACTATAGCCTCTCCTTTGGTGAGTTCATAAAGCTTTTCTATAACAAACTGAGGCTTTATGTAATCTCCTTCTTGTCGGTAGGTTAAAGGATATCTCCTTCTCCAAATATTTATCTGTTCCCACCAATCATTGAATCTTTCTCTCCAGTATTTATTTTCTTTTCCACCAAGTTTAATAAATTCTAATAAGCGTTTCAAAGCTTTTTTACAGTCAGCTACTATAGGAACATCAACTTTGACGTTTTTTTGTATAGAGCTTGGGTCTATGTCTATATGAATAATTTTTGCACTTGGAGCAAAGGAATCTACTTTGCCGGTTACACGGTCGTCAAACCTTACCCCAACGGCTAAAAGCACATCGCAGTTAGCTACCGCCATGTTAGCATAATAAGTACCATGCATTCCTAACATTCCTAAACTTTGCTCATGGTCTCCAGGGAAGGCACTTAATCCCATAAGGGTCATAACAACAGGTAAGTTCAACTTTTCTGCTAATTTTACAGCTTCTTCGTGAGCGTTGGCTGAAATTACGCCTCCTCCTAACATCAAAACCGGTCTTTCAGCCTTTTCTAAAAGTTGATAAGCTTTTTCTATTTGCTTAACATGAGGTTCATAGACAGGATTGTAGCTTCTTAATTTTATTTCTTCAGGATAATTAAATTCACCTTTTGTCTGCTGTATATCCTTTGGTATATCTACTAAAACGGGTCCAGGCCTGCCTGTTTTGGCTATGTAAAAGGCAGCTTTTATAGTATTAGGGAGATCTTCTATGCGTTTTACTAAAAAATTGTGTTTAGTTATAGGCCTGGTTATCCCGGTAATATCTACCTCTTGAAAGGCATCGTTCCCGATTAATCTCGTTGGAACCTGTCCGGTTAAAACAACTATCGGAATAGAATCCATGTAAGCAGTAGCAATCCCTGTAACTGTGTTGGTAGCACCAGGACCTGAGGTAACCAATACGACCCCTACTTTTCCTGTTGATCTAGCGTAACCATCGGCAGCATGAGTAGCTCCTTGTTCATGTCTTACTAACACATGTTTTATCTCTGGTGCCTTGTAAAGTTCGTCATATATGTCTAATATAGCCCCACCAGGATAACCAAAAAGAACCTCCACCCCTTCTCGTTTTAAGGCTTCTATCACCATTTTTGCACCAGTCATAACTTCACCCAAAGCAAACCCCCTTCTTCCATTTTTAGACTTTCAAAAAGTTTTTTATTATTAATTAAAAAGACAAAAATTTTTAGTCTATCTCTATCCCTTCATTAGTTTTTATAATTTTGTATATTTTTTCTTTAATATAAAGTTTTTCTCTTTTAAGTTCTTTTAACTTAATCTCTTCTTCGGGAGTAAGATAAGCTTTTTGAGAAAGTTCATCTACCTTATTTTCTAACTTCTGATGTTTCTCAAAAAGGTCGTTAATTTCTGGATACTTCTCAGCAAACCGTTTAACCAAATCCTTATTCATACTTCCTCCTCCTTTTTTAAAAAATAATATAAACATTTAATAAAAAACATGTTTTGTGAAAAATTTATCAAGTCTGATTTTTACATACTTTACTTTCTTGTTATTTTGGGTTGTTAGTCAAAGCCTTTAAAAGTTCAATAGGTAAAGGAAAGAGGATTGTGGAATTTTTTTCACTTGCAATCTCTGTAAGAGTTTGTAGGTATCTTAGCTGAAGGGTAATAGGGTTTTGTGCCATAATTTGGGCAGCCTCAAGTAAAGTTTTAGAAGCTTGATATTCACCGTCAGCACTGATTACTTTAGCCCTTCTTTCTCTCTCTGCCTCAGCTTGTTTAGCCATAGCCCTTTTCATTTCTTCTGGTAGGTCTATTTCTTTGATTTCTACTTTAGAAACTTTGACCCCCCAAGGTTCTGTGTCTGCATCAAGAATTTCTTGGATTTTAAGATTAAGTTTTTCCCTTTCTGCCAACACTTCGTCAAGTTCTGCCTGACCACAGATACTTCTTAAAGTAGTTTGGGCTAATTGACTGGTGGCATAATGGTAATCTTCTACCTGAAGAAAAGATTTTTCCGGGTCTAAGACCCTGTAATAGACTACTGCGCTTACTCTGATAGAAACGTTATCCTTAGTGATGACCTCTTGAGGTGGAACATCTAAAGTTACCGTTCTTAAATCTATTTTAACCATACGATCTATTACCGGAAGAAGGATGATTAATCCAGGGCCTTTGACTGCTAAAAATTTACCTAACCGAAGTACTACCGCTCGTTCATACTCATTAATTACCTTTACTGAGGCTTGCAGAAACAACAAAACTAAAATTACGATAAAAATTAGCGTAAAACTCATAATAAACCTCCTTATTTTGGATATAGAATTTTAAATAAAAAGTTAATTCTTGATAAGGTGAAGAAAAGTTTAGAAGACCACTTAAACAATTTGGGTTAACAAAACAAAAAGACACAAGGTAAAAATTTTTATTCATATTATATTTTCAAATTATTAACTAAAACCTTAAAAAGGTCAAGGGTAAAAGTTAATTCAGAAATCAGTTTAAATTTTAAGCTTAAACTGGATTTTATTTTGCTTGACAAAATAAAATTTTGGCATAAAGTTATAAAACTACATTTTTTAATTTTTAAAGGCAGGAGGCGGGAAATATGTCCTCAGTTTTAACCCCTCAGACTCCTTGGGTAAAAAAGGAAGAAGTAAAAAGAGATTGGTATTTGGTAGATGCCAAAGATAAGGTGCTTGGAAGGCTTGCAAGTAAAATAGCTATTCTTTTGCAGGGTAAAAACCGTCCTGATTATTCTCCCCATGTAGACCAGGCTGATTTTATAGTAATAATAAATGCCGCTCAGGTTAGGCTTACTGGAAAAAAGCTTGACCAAAAGGTTTATTGGCGTCATACAGGTTATATGGGTGGTTTAAAGTTAGAGACAGCCAGACAAGTTTTAGCTAAAGACCCTGCAAAACTTATTTTTCTTGCAGTTAAAAGAATGCTTCCTCGTAACAGGATGAGAAATAAGCTGCTTAAAAAACTTAAAATATATTCAGGGCCTAACCATCCTCATATATCACAAAACCCTAAACCGTTGGATTTTTAAGGAGGTATTAAAACATGGAAAGAATTTATGCTACAGGAAAAAGAAAAACCTCTATAGCTAGGGTTTGGATTTATCCAGGTACGGGTCAGATTGTTGTAAATGACAAACCTTATAATGAATATTTTTATGACCATATAGTAGCGGAAGATGTTTTGTTCGCTCCGTTTAAAATTACCAACCTTTTAGGCAAGTTTGACGTAAAGTGTACGGTAGAAGGTGGAGGTAAGTCTGCTCAGGCTGAGGCTATAAGACATGGGATAGCCCGTGCTTTGGTCCTTTATTCTGCTGACTTGAAACCTATATTGAAAAAGGCTGGTTTTATCACCCGCGATCCACGTGAGAAAGAAAGAAAGAAGTACGGATTAAGAGGAGCCAGAAGGGGTCAACAGTACTCCAAACGTTAAGGTTATTTTTGGGGGCTATCTTCTGTTAGCCCCCTTTAAATTTTATATTATCCTAAAAATCATCTATGATAAAAGCTGCAATAATAGGAGCCACTGGTTATACAGGTCTCGAACTTTTAAGGTTAGCAGAAAATCATCCTGAGTTAAAAATCGAGGTTATTACCTCTCGAGAAAAGCAAGGTAAGTCTTTAGCAGAAGTTTATCATTGGAAAGGTAAATATAAAGACCTTATCTTTGAAGAGCCTGTAGTGGATAAAATAGCTCCTAAGGTAGAGGTAGCTTTTTTGTGTGTGCCTGCAGGTAAGGCTCAAGAATTAGCCTATCAGTTTCTAAAGTATAAAGTAAAGGTTATAGATTTTTCAGCTGACTTTAGGTTTAAGTCTATTTCTCTCTTTGAAGACACCTATAAGCTTACCTATCTTTATCCAGAGCTTAACGAAAAAGCTGTTTATGGGCTTTGTGAAATTTTTACTGAAGACATCAAAAAAGCTGATTTGATAGCTAATCCAGGATGTTATCCTACTTCTATCCTTTTGCCTTTGATACCTTTGGTTAAAGAAAGACTTATAGATATAGATTTTATCATTGCAGATTCAAAAAGTGGGGTTTCAGGAGCAGGGAGAAAGGCAGATCTTTATTACAGTTTTTGTGAAGTAAACGACGATTTTAAGGCCTATAAAATCGCTTCTCACAGACATAATCCTGAGATAGAAGAAAAGCTTTCTCTATTTGCAGAGAAGGAGATAAAGGTCGTTTTTACTCCACATCTTTTACCGATAAACCGTGGAATTTTTTCTACCATTTATTTAAGGTCTAAACATCCTCTTAAGGTTTTGCGCGATTGTTTGGAGAATTTTTATCAAAAAAGGCCTTTTGTATCCATATGTGCTGAGGGGATAATTCCTACGATCAAAGAGGTTAGAGGAACCAACCTTTGCAAAATAGGGCTTTTTGAAGATAAAAAAAGAGGTTTCGTAGTAATAGTTTCAGTGATAGATAATTTAATTAAAGGGGCAAGTGGTCAGGCTTTACAAAATTTTAATCTTATGTTTGGTCTTCCCGAAGAGATGGGATTATCTTTTTCTCCTTTTTTTGTTTAAAAAAGATGTCTGAGATCAATATAAGAAACATTCGGTTATTTATAGCTTATGATGGGACAAATTATTTAGGATGGCAGATTCAACCTAAAGGACCTACGGTCCAAGGAGTTATTCAAGAAATTTTATCTAAAATTCTTGGTCATAAGGTAACCTTAAAGGCTTCTGGTAGAACTGATGCTGGGGTACATGCTCTTTGTCAGGTTGCTCATTTTTTAACTACTTCAAATAGACCTTTAGAGGTGATTTTCAGGGCTTTAAATAGTCTTTTACCTCAAGACATTTCGGTATGGAAAATAGAGGAGGTGGATTTTAAGTTTCATGCCCAAAAACATGCCCGGAAAAAAACCTATGTTTATCAGATATATAATTATCCTGTAAGAAATCCTCTTTTAAGGCTTTATTCTTGGTGGGTGCCAGAGCCTTTAAATTTAGAAGATATGAAAGCCTGCTTGCCTTTTATCATCGGAGAAAAAGATTTTGCCAGCTTTAGAAAGGCTGGGACAGACATTAAGACCACGGTAAGGACTATATATCAAGCTACTTTAGAAAGAGATTCTCAAAATCCTAATTTGATCCTTTTTACGATAGAAGGTCGAGGGTTTATGCGGTATATGGTGAGGAACATCGTTGGAGCCTTGGTTGAAGTAGGAAAAGGGAGGCTTACGGTAGAGGATTTTGAAAACATCCTTAAGGCCAGAGATCGAAAGATAGCCCCTCCTCCAGCACCTCCACAAGGTTTGTTTTTAAAAAAGGTTGAATATCTTGACATTCAAGTTTTAGAGAGTTATCCTCCTTTTGAGGTGAAAATTTAAACAGTTTAAGGGGTTAATCATGAAAGCGGTCGAGAAAAGACGTTATACTTTAGAAACTGAAGTAGAAATAAAGTTAGATTTAAATGGAGAGTGGTTAGAGGAAAACATTATTAACACTGGGATAGGGTTTTTAGACCATATGCTTGAGCTTTTTGCCTATCATTCAGGTATTAAGCTCCAGATAGAAGCAAGAGGAGACCTTGAGGTAGATTATCATCATACGGTAGAAGATATAGGTATTACCTTAGGTGAGGCTTTAGAAGAGGCTTTAGAAGATAGGAGAGGTATGGCGCGTTATGGAGAAGCTACCATTCCTATGGAAGAGGCTTTAACCCAAGTAGTGATAGACCTTGCTAAAAGACCTTGTTTTATTTTTTTGGTCTCTTTTCCCACTGAAAAAATCGGAGGTTTTGATACAGAACTTATCGAGGAGTTTTTAAGGGCTTTAGCGATGAACGGAAAGTTTACCCTTCATGTAAGAAATTTTTATGGTAAAAACTCTCATCATATTGCCGAAAGTATATTTAAAGCTTTAGCCCACGCTTTTAAGAAGGCTTTAAGTCCTGTTTCTCAAGAAGTATTTTCCACTAAGGGTATCCTCTAAGTTAGAAGACCTCGTTCTTTAAGAAAGCTTTTCCAGCTTTTAGGAATTAAGGGAGAAGAAATATTTATAGTCTTTTCTACGATAGGATAGGTTAGGGCAGTTCTTAAGGTATTTTTAGAGGCTGGATAGGGTATTATCAAAACAAGATAAAAGAAGGTTATAAAAAGAGAGGCCTTAACAAGGCCTAACAAACCTCCTAAAATCCTGTCTGCTAATGTAAGATGCATTTTTCCCAAAAGAGTTACTAAAAGGAAGCCACCTAAAACAAAGCTAAAATAGATCATAGCGAAGGCAAGGATAAAACTTAAGACAGGAAGGACCTTAGGGTTAGTAGTGGTTAGGCTGCCAACAAAAGGTGCAATCTTTATAGAAAACCATCCTGAGTAAAGAAAGGCAACCACCATACCTAAAAGGGAAGCTATGGTTCTTACAAATCCAGATAAAAAACCTCTTATCGTAAAATAACTTAAAATAGCTAAGGCAAAATAGTCAAACCATATCATTTTATTCTAACCACCAAAAGGTTTCAGTTTTAGTATCCTTTAGAAGGATACCTTTTTCTTGTAATTCTGTTCTTATGCGGTCTGCTTTTTCAAAATTTTTCTCCTTTCTTGCTTGTTCTCTTTCTCTTATTAGTTTCTCAACCTCTTCTAAGGTTATTCCTACTGATTTAAGTTTCCTTTCCCTTTCGTTTTTCCAAAAAGAAAGAGGGTCTGTGTAAAAAAGGCCTAACAACTTAAAAGCTTCATCTCTTAGGTTTTT is a genomic window containing:
- a CDS encoding twin-arginine translocase TatA/TatE family subunit — translated: MLPSLGGQELFIILFLALILFGAKRLPEVGAGLGKGIRSFKEALKSADVKEDLEKLETKKEEKAKDQEPSAKA
- the tatC gene encoding twin-arginine translocase subunit TatC, with the protein product MEYQLKETEEKKLGLIEHLLELRSCIIKAFIGWAIASVIAYLLADYIINFLLSPLLKAIPQQTSVFFRTFPEVFTSYLKLSMIFGFILGSPYIFYQIWSFIAPGLYPHEQKWVKTAVFLTSFAFILGDLLAYFLFLPFILKFLYSFGEKFLVFKPFLKDYINFCLRFFLIIGAVFQIPSFMVLLSRLGIVDYKGFKRFRPYAILIAFFLSAILTGGGDPFNQIILALPLTLLYEIGIILVRMFKPLR
- a CDS encoding transketolase encodes the protein MLKIDLKQENLTEEQINWFEQAFKRCARRIILSTTLAGCGHPGGSLSSLSLLLVVYSIAKVNPQEPRSLDRDRIVVSHGHISPGVYSVLCEYQFFPEDPFLMEFRRAGSAFAGHVEQAVPGVEWNTGNLGQGLSAACGMAKALKLKELSNRVFCFMGDGEQQKGQVIEARRWAVKFKLDNLITLIDYNKLQIGGNIFDVMPQDLKAEIEATKWNVLEIDGHNFKEIFKALKTAIERKVPYPEHPTAIIAHTVMGKGISFMENDPKWHGMALPDDLAKKALEELGFDPEELDFLKEKRKTWKVSFKHQPHEPLPIDLKIPGPTVYPPEVKTDCRSAYGKALLNLAKENNPQTGIPKILGLTCDLEGSVKMTDFKKWSPQAFFESGVQEHHTASVAGALSKEGFSVFFSTFGVFAVDEVYNQLRINSINRTALKVVSTHLGADVGEDGPTHQCIDYIGLLLNLYDFEIYLPADPNQTDHIIRYIADKPYNVFVGMGRSKLPIITKEDGTPYFDEKYTFIPGKGDWIRRGDKGVIITYGTMVPYAVKAWEILHSESIEVSLLNIASIRPLPEQDLWEASKLKNLLVVEDHLVETGLGAKIASFLSINKIQANLILLGHKTICSSGKPAELFKHAGLDPESIAQAMKNLIK
- the ilvN gene encoding acetolactate synthase small subunit gives rise to the protein MQEKRYTLSVLVENTPGALARIAGLFSGRGFNIDSLCVAETLDPTLSHLTLVTHGDDQILEQIIKQLRRLIDVYKVVNVTEEGDHVEREMALIKVKAEKENRDEIFRICEIFRCKIVDVSPKTYVLEVTGDRDKLEAVIELLKPMGIKEIVRTGVIAIRREKKSV
- the ilvB gene encoding biosynthetic-type acetolactate synthase large subunit, with translation MTGAKMVIEALKREGVEVLFGYPGGAILDIYDELYKAPEIKHVLVRHEQGATHAADGYARSTGKVGVVLVTSGPGATNTVTGIATAYMDSIPIVVLTGQVPTRLIGNDAFQEVDITGITRPITKHNFLVKRIEDLPNTIKAAFYIAKTGRPGPVLVDIPKDIQQTKGEFNYPEEIKLRSYNPVYEPHVKQIEKAYQLLEKAERPVLMLGGGVISANAHEEAVKLAEKLNLPVVMTLMGLSAFPGDHEQSLGMLGMHGTYYANMAVANCDVLLAVGVRFDDRVTGKVDSFAPSAKIIHIDIDPSSIQKNVKVDVPIVADCKKALKRLLEFIKLGGKENKYWRERFNDWWEQINIWRRRYPLTYRQEGDYIKPQFVIEKLYELTKGEAIVATEVGQNQMWTALFYKFKHPRSLITSGGLGTMGFGFPAAIGAQMGNPGKLVVDIAGDGSIQMNIQELATAVEQKLPIKIIILNNGFLGMVRQWQELFYGKRYSSVKFGVIPDFVKLAEAYGAVGMRITRPEEVEPALKKVLQTNSLVILDVHIAPEEGVFPMVPAGKATTEMILL
- a CDS encoding DUF465 domain-containing protein, whose product is MNKDLVKRFAEKYPEINDLFEKHQKLENKVDELSQKAYLTPEEEIKLKELKREKLYIKEKIYKIIKTNEGIEID
- a CDS encoding slipin family protein, yielding MSFTLIFIVILVLLFLQASVKVINEYERAVVLRLGKFLAVKGPGLIILLPVIDRMVKIDLRTVTLDVPPQEVITKDNVSIRVSAVVYYRVLDPEKSFLQVEDYHYATSQLAQTTLRSICGQAELDEVLAEREKLNLKIQEILDADTEPWGVKVSKVEIKEIDLPEEMKRAMAKQAEAERERRAKVISADGEYQASKTLLEAAQIMAQNPITLQLRYLQTLTEIASEKNSTILFPLPIELLKALTNNPK
- the rplM gene encoding 50S ribosomal protein L13; this encodes MSSVLTPQTPWVKKEEVKRDWYLVDAKDKVLGRLASKIAILLQGKNRPDYSPHVDQADFIVIINAAQVRLTGKKLDQKVYWRHTGYMGGLKLETARQVLAKDPAKLIFLAVKRMLPRNRMRNKLLKKLKIYSGPNHPHISQNPKPLDF
- the rpsI gene encoding 30S ribosomal protein S9; protein product: MERIYATGKRKTSIARVWIYPGTGQIVVNDKPYNEYFYDHIVAEDVLFAPFKITNLLGKFDVKCTVEGGGKSAQAEAIRHGIARALVLYSADLKPILKKAGFITRDPREKERKKYGLRGARRGQQYSKR
- the argC gene encoding N-acetyl-gamma-glutamyl-phosphate reductase, whose amino-acid sequence is MIKAAIIGATGYTGLELLRLAENHPELKIEVITSREKQGKSLAEVYHWKGKYKDLIFEEPVVDKIAPKVEVAFLCVPAGKAQELAYQFLKYKVKVIDFSADFRFKSISLFEDTYKLTYLYPELNEKAVYGLCEIFTEDIKKADLIANPGCYPTSILLPLIPLVKERLIDIDFIIADSKSGVSGAGRKADLYYSFCEVNDDFKAYKIASHRHNPEIEEKLSLFAEKEIKVVFTPHLLPINRGIFSTIYLRSKHPLKVLRDCLENFYQKRPFVSICAEGIIPTIKEVRGTNLCKIGLFEDKKRGFVVIVSVIDNLIKGASGQALQNFNLMFGLPEEMGLSFSPFFV
- the truA gene encoding tRNA pseudouridine(38-40) synthase TruA: MSEINIRNIRLFIAYDGTNYLGWQIQPKGPTVQGVIQEILSKILGHKVTLKASGRTDAGVHALCQVAHFLTTSNRPLEVIFRALNSLLPQDISVWKIEEVDFKFHAQKHARKKTYVYQIYNYPVRNPLLRLYSWWVPEPLNLEDMKACLPFIIGEKDFASFRKAGTDIKTTVRTIYQATLERDSQNPNLILFTIEGRGFMRYMVRNIVGALVEVGKGRLTVEDFENILKARDRKIAPPPAPPQGLFLKKVEYLDIQVLESYPPFEVKI
- the hisB gene encoding imidazoleglycerol-phosphate dehydratase HisB, giving the protein MKAVEKRRYTLETEVEIKLDLNGEWLEENIINTGIGFLDHMLELFAYHSGIKLQIEARGDLEVDYHHTVEDIGITLGEALEEALEDRRGMARYGEATIPMEEALTQVVIDLAKRPCFIFLVSFPTEKIGGFDTELIEEFLRALAMNGKFTLHVRNFYGKNSHHIAESIFKALAHAFKKALSPVSQEVFSTKGIL
- a CDS encoding CvpA family protein, with protein sequence MIWFDYFALAILSYFTIRGFLSGFVRTIASLLGMVVAFLYSGWFSIKIAPFVGSLTTTNPKVLPVLSFILAFAMIYFSFVLGGFLLVTLLGKMHLTLADRILGGLLGLVKASLFITFFYLVLIIPYPASKNTLRTALTYPIVEKTINISSPLIPKSWKSFLKERGLLT